The following proteins are co-located in the Piscirickettsia litoralis genome:
- a CDS encoding ABC transporter ATP-binding protein, producing MTDIITIQSLSKQYGNFTALDKLDLSLQRGQIIGLIGPNGAGKTSLLKAILGLTPYQGQISVMGINPKQNRNRLMEHVCFIADVALLPRWLKVQQAIDYVAAVHPKFNRDKACAFIEKTNIKYSQKVKELSKGMVTQLHLALILAIDVELLVLDEPTIGLDILYRQEFYSQLLAEYHQKKRTIIVATHQIEEVENILSSIIMIKSGKVLLHEDIKNLNQQFNHVYVKPEQQQAALALNPLSQKQLPESNLMLFDKPSSELEPLGQVTPAGLADIFVAKIKESD from the coding sequence ATGACAGATATCATTACAATTCAAAGCCTTAGCAAACAATATGGCAATTTTACTGCGCTGGATAAACTAGATTTAAGCCTCCAGCGCGGTCAAATTATCGGTTTAATTGGCCCAAATGGCGCAGGCAAGACATCTTTACTCAAAGCGATTTTGGGGCTGACCCCCTATCAAGGTCAAATTTCAGTGATGGGCATTAATCCAAAACAAAATCGTAATCGTCTAATGGAACATGTTTGCTTTATTGCTGATGTTGCTCTACTTCCCCGCTGGCTAAAAGTCCAACAGGCCATCGATTATGTTGCGGCTGTTCACCCTAAATTTAATCGAGATAAAGCCTGTGCTTTTATCGAGAAAACCAATATCAAGTACAGCCAGAAAGTCAAAGAACTCTCTAAAGGCATGGTCACGCAATTGCATCTTGCACTGATTCTTGCCATCGATGTCGAACTACTCGTGCTGGATGAACCCACTATCGGCTTAGACATTCTCTATCGACAAGAATTTTATAGTCAACTACTGGCAGAGTATCATCAGAAAAAACGGACAATCATTGTGGCAACTCACCAAATTGAAGAGGTCGAAAATATTTTATCAAGCATTATTATGATTAAGTCTGGCAAAGTTTTATTGCATGAAGATATTAAAAATCTTAATCAACAGTTTAACCATGTTTATGTCAAACCAGAGCAGCAGCAAGCCGCCCTCGCTCTGAACCCACTCAGCCAAAAGCAACTTCCCGAATCCAACCTCATGCTCTTTGATAAACCAAGCTCTGAATTAGAGCCTTTAGGCCAAGTCACTCCTGCGGGCCTTGCCGATATTTTTGTTGCAAAAATTAAGGAGAGCGACTAA
- a CDS encoding MFS transporter, whose translation MSRFFALGQFILGSLSDHYSPRKVLIASFLLYLAGIIFVFLPNISVNFFVSRALQGLAAGGVMATARGMVNRSYHGKGLVRMLTVTAIAASIASAFSPALGGLLVEYGRWYDIFILLGSYALLLLLGVAFISFPTGQYYTKSSLSWLQRKTHLLTNSAFLRPAVAASLVFSICAAYYTVSSYLFQVRLGVSAQNFGLLSLATSGGFILAAAINGWGLGSEKNRLVLGYLMILVSAVGLLAVTFFTQVTVRELLNLIMLAMFGVGIVYPLAMAIAIRSFKHIAGSAGALMGALQIGSSALMSLLISYFVGPKTLLALALLMLVVTLFSMVIMFNLKIHCQIRYAH comes from the coding sequence ATCTCGCGTTTTTTTGCCCTTGGGCAGTTTATTTTAGGAAGTTTGTCGGATCATTACTCGCCTCGTAAGGTATTAATTGCCAGTTTCTTATTGTATTTAGCGGGCATTATTTTTGTTTTCTTGCCTAATATTTCTGTGAATTTTTTTGTTTCTCGCGCTTTGCAAGGACTTGCTGCAGGAGGGGTAATGGCAACAGCACGTGGTATGGTTAATCGGTCTTATCACGGAAAAGGTTTGGTGAGGATGTTAACAGTTACAGCCATTGCGGCTTCTATCGCTTCTGCATTTTCTCCTGCATTGGGTGGCTTATTGGTTGAGTATGGACGCTGGTATGATATTTTTATTCTACTTGGGAGTTATGCGCTACTTTTACTTTTAGGGGTCGCCTTTATATCTTTCCCTACAGGCCAATACTATACAAAGTCATCACTCTCTTGGTTACAAAGAAAAACGCACTTATTAACAAACTCTGCTTTTTTGCGTCCGGCTGTTGCTGCAAGCTTAGTATTTTCTATTTGCGCGGCGTACTACACTGTGTCCTCGTATTTATTTCAAGTTAGATTAGGTGTGAGCGCTCAGAATTTTGGTTTGTTATCGCTGGCAACTTCTGGTGGCTTTATTTTGGCTGCAGCGATTAATGGCTGGGGTTTGGGCAGTGAAAAAAATCGATTAGTTTTAGGTTACTTGATGATTTTGGTGAGTGCGGTCGGATTATTAGCGGTGACTTTCTTTACTCAAGTGACGGTGAGAGAGTTATTAAACTTGATAATGTTAGCGATGTTTGGTGTTGGTATTGTGTATCCATTAGCGATGGCGATAGCGATACGATCGTTTAAACATATTGCAGGAAGCGCTGGAGCCTTGATGGGAGCCTTACAGATAGGGAGTTCAGCACTGATGAGCTTATTAATAAGCTATTTTGTTGGGCCAAAGACCTTATTGGCCTTAGCGTTATTAATGTTGGTTGTGACTTTATTCTCAATGGTTATTATGTTTAATTTAAAAATTCATTGCCAAATCAGGTATGCTCATTAG
- a CDS encoding LysR family transcriptional regulator — MDLLSCMKTFLVVAKYQSFSKAAYELDINVATVSKHVKSLEAHLKVQLFERTTKRVQLNDAGKLYQQQAKEILSQLKQAECLLHSAKGVLESRLNIAIPPMRARERQARGEYSEVGSDF; from the coding sequence TTGGACCTTTTAAGTTGTATGAAGACATTTCTTGTTGTTGCTAAATATCAAAGTTTTAGCAAAGCTGCCTATGAGCTTGATATCAATGTCGCAACCGTCAGTAAGCATGTGAAATCACTAGAAGCACACTTAAAGGTTCAATTATTCGAAAGAACCACTAAACGTGTCCAGTTAAATGATGCAGGTAAACTATATCAGCAGCAGGCAAAAGAAATTTTGTCTCAACTGAAACAAGCAGAGTGTTTATTGCATAGCGCTAAAGGGGTTTTAGAGTCACGTTTAAATATTGCCATTCCACCGATGCGAGCCAGGGAGCGCCAAGCGCGGGGTGAGTATTCCGAGGTAGGCTCGGATTTTTAG
- a CDS encoding LysR substrate-binding domain-containing protein, whose protein sequence is MHFLSAYPKMSLKVLDIHSTVDLFTAVANGLVDVAITYLEYREKGLICEPLLKIYRHVYASPDYIKKYGCPRTVAELVEHNCLVSTRNAPDSVWFFEGSSIKVSGSYQSNSPAHVVSAAEEGLGLIWSTESLVANEVKKGSLVKIELDHPACEMGLAIYYRPVYAGHPVKVFVEFVKAYLNRE, encoded by the coding sequence ATGCATTTTTTAAGTGCGTATCCAAAGATGAGTCTGAAAGTATTAGATATTCACTCAACAGTTGATTTATTTACTGCGGTTGCGAATGGTTTAGTTGATGTGGCAATAACTTACTTAGAGTACAGAGAAAAGGGTTTAATTTGTGAGCCATTGCTAAAAATATACAGGCATGTTTATGCCTCACCCGATTACATTAAAAAATACGGTTGCCCAAGAACAGTTGCTGAACTGGTTGAGCATAATTGTTTAGTGAGTACGCGTAATGCACCGGATAGCGTTTGGTTTTTTGAGGGAAGTTCTATTAAAGTGTCAGGAAGTTATCAGTCTAATTCTCCTGCACATGTTGTATCTGCTGCTGAGGAGGGTTTAGGACTCATATGGTCAACAGAGTCCCTGGTTGCTAATGAAGTAAAAAAAGGGAGTTTAGTTAAAATAGAGTTAGATCATCCTGCTTGTGAAATGGGTCTTGCTATTTATTATCGGCCTGTGTATGCAGGTCACCCAGTTAAAGTGTTTGTTGAGTTTGTGAAAGCGTATTTAAATAGAGAGTGA
- a CDS encoding DsbA family protein, with amino-acid sequence MKLKMKLKTLSSTLLIAAPLAFSLSYASANSDVRPIKNDAQTAGLYQVKEGNMIGNPKAKITIIDFFDYQCPYCRQINPVLEKLVKNNHNVRVIFKDYPKLGDRSVFSAKAALAAGEQDKYLALHQAMITAKKPLTENEVYTLAQKAGLNTTTLKADMNKVGGQLLNNMLLGTHLSIKYVPTLIISYTNTPHKAVSIVGPSEKELKKLVHNYEKV; translated from the coding sequence ATGAAGCTAAAAATGAAACTAAAAACACTATCTTCTACCCTACTTATCGCTGCACCACTGGCCTTCTCCCTAAGCTATGCTAGTGCAAACTCTGATGTTAGACCGATTAAAAACGATGCTCAAACCGCAGGGCTTTATCAAGTCAAAGAAGGCAATATGATCGGTAATCCAAAAGCAAAAATTACCATCATCGATTTTTTCGATTACCAATGCCCATATTGCCGTCAAATTAATCCAGTTCTCGAGAAACTTGTTAAAAATAACCATAATGTCCGTGTTATTTTTAAAGATTATCCAAAACTCGGTGATCGCTCTGTCTTTTCGGCAAAAGCAGCCCTTGCCGCAGGAGAGCAGGACAAATATCTGGCATTGCATCAAGCGATGATCACCGCGAAAAAACCACTCACAGAAAATGAAGTCTATACACTCGCTCAAAAAGCCGGCTTAAATACAACAACACTCAAAGCTGATATGAATAAAGTAGGCGGTCAATTACTTAATAACATGTTACTTGGCACACACTTAAGCATTAAATACGTCCCGACCCTTATTATCAGCTATACGAATACTCCTCATAAAGCCGTTAGTATCGTCGGTCCTTCTGAAAAAGAGCTGAAAAAATTAGTTCATAACTACGAAAAAGTATAA
- the dsbD gene encoding protein-disulfide reductase DsbD: MINRMSAFSLPLIFLFTFFYLLLSNSLIHAAPLSPDQAFQLTVKQKDNNLIQAHWKIASDYHLYREKIHIKLETNNNNNAQIQLQKINLPTGIAKHNDILGDYQLYENQLTLNIPVQDSNKRPFTLKISYQGCKGEQYCYPPITKYFPFNADTNTSSHSRKIPAQHLIHNVQTQALPTNHAISFSSPSLSSIQHLFASHNIGLILISFLGFGLLLSLTPCVLPMLPILAGIIMGQKGITTRRAFSLSLSYVIGVAVTYAIAGIVAASIGQSLQAMLQNPWTIGAFSLIFVLLALSLFGLYELQLPSFLRDRIDNLNRNRQGGSYLGVAIMGALSSLVVSPCVSAPLAGALVYLGSTGNIWLGGSALFLMGLGMGVPLIIVGTSGGKLFLKAGPWMEKVKTLLGVLLLAMAVWMLSRITSSQTTSLLWGSFLIISAIYMGALEPAIAGWQRLYKSAGVIMLVVGGGFILNIILIQHINTPQISMINNSANPTAPQSTKIKPELFHVVHTPEQFNKTLNQFQKSGKPILIDYYASWCVACKEMDHGTFKNQAVREELKHFNLMRIDVTENNTASKQLEKKYQIFAPPSIVFLSPDGKLIEQAKIAGAVSSDELLNYLHLVDSVYGHKTV; this comes from the coding sequence GTGATAAACAGGATGTCTGCTTTTTCTTTGCCTTTAATTTTTTTATTCACTTTTTTCTATCTTTTACTGAGCAACTCTTTAATCCATGCCGCTCCTCTTTCACCAGATCAGGCATTTCAACTTACGGTCAAACAAAAAGACAACAACCTGATTCAAGCTCATTGGAAAATAGCCTCCGACTACCACCTTTATCGAGAAAAAATCCATATAAAACTGGAAACTAATAACAACAACAACGCCCAAATCCAATTACAAAAAATTAATTTGCCAACCGGCATTGCCAAACATAATGATATCCTCGGTGACTATCAACTCTATGAAAACCAGCTTACTTTAAATATTCCTGTTCAAGACTCTAATAAACGTCCCTTTACACTAAAAATTTCTTATCAAGGTTGTAAAGGAGAACAATATTGCTATCCACCAATCACAAAATACTTTCCGTTTAACGCCGACACCAACACCAGCAGCCACTCTCGTAAAATACCAGCACAACACTTAATCCATAATGTTCAAACTCAAGCTTTACCGACCAACCATGCCATAAGCTTTAGCTCGCCCAGCTTATCATCGATTCAACATTTATTTGCTAGCCATAATATTGGCTTGATTTTGATCAGTTTCCTAGGCTTTGGCTTGCTACTTTCACTCACCCCTTGTGTACTGCCCATGCTGCCTATACTCGCTGGGATTATCATGGGGCAAAAAGGCATTACAACACGGCGGGCTTTTTCCCTCTCTTTATCTTATGTCATCGGTGTTGCTGTAACATACGCCATTGCTGGCATCGTTGCAGCAAGCATTGGCCAATCTTTACAAGCCATGTTGCAAAACCCCTGGACCATCGGCGCTTTTAGTCTGATTTTTGTATTACTCGCACTCTCTTTATTCGGTTTATATGAACTTCAACTGCCCAGTTTTTTGCGCGATCGTATTGATAATTTAAATCGTAATCGACAAGGTGGATCCTATTTAGGCGTTGCTATCATGGGCGCTTTATCCAGCCTCGTCGTCTCACCCTGTGTCAGTGCGCCTTTAGCCGGTGCATTGGTTTATTTAGGCAGTACCGGTAATATTTGGCTGGGTGGCAGCGCCCTTTTTTTAATGGGGCTTGGTATGGGGGTGCCATTGATTATTGTTGGCACCTCAGGCGGCAAACTTTTTTTAAAAGCCGGCCCGTGGATGGAAAAAGTCAAAACACTACTCGGCGTACTACTACTTGCAATGGCAGTGTGGATGCTCTCACGCATTACCTCATCACAAACGACCTCTTTATTATGGGGCAGTTTTTTAATTATCAGTGCAATTTATATGGGCGCTTTGGAACCTGCCATCGCCGGCTGGCAACGCCTTTATAAATCGGCAGGGGTGATTATGCTCGTAGTCGGTGGTGGCTTTATTTTAAATATTATCCTTATTCAACACATTAATACCCCACAAATCAGCATGATAAACAATTCAGCGAACCCGACAGCACCACAATCAACAAAAATTAAACCAGAGCTATTCCATGTTGTTCATACCCCAGAACAGTTTAATAAAACGCTTAATCAATTTCAAAAATCAGGCAAGCCGATTCTCATCGATTATTATGCGAGCTGGTGTGTAGCCTGCAAAGAAATGGATCACGGTACCTTCAAAAACCAAGCTGTGCGAGAAGAGCTTAAACACTTTAACCTAATGCGCATTGATGTCACTGAAAATAACACGGCTTCTAAACAGCTTGAAAAGAAATATCAAATTTTTGCTCCCCCTTCCATTGTTTTTCTCTCTCCCGATGGCAAGTTGATCGAACAGGCAAAAATCGCCGGTGCTGTTTCCAGCGATGAGCTGCTCAATTACCTACATCTTGTCGACTCCGTCTATGGACATAAAACCGTTTAG
- a CDS encoding chemotaxis protein — MSDLLKSIELQTDIAGKNRLELLLFRIGGKQIYGMNVFKVREVMYCPKLCLIPGRHPAVKGVVHVRGYKTISVVSLSKMLNRNYLDDSQTNVLLITEYNRSLIGFLVSSVEEIIHTDWSAIETPPSGLSNTHYLTAVTKQNEKLVEIIDIEKVLDEVVPPNLVVSEEVLDEKHKAEAHEYTVLVAEDSGVARRHIVSVLEQVGVQYILTHDGASALKKLLELVEDQQPVTNKLLMMISDIEMPRMDGYTLVKKCREHPLLKDLYIILNSSISGDFNRQMASKVEANFFLAKISGEELGSLVVKRIKIACGEEVEDEDLEEMC, encoded by the coding sequence ATGAGTGATTTATTAAAATCGATAGAGCTGCAAACGGATATTGCTGGGAAAAATCGCTTAGAGCTTTTGTTGTTTCGTATTGGCGGTAAACAAATTTATGGCATGAACGTGTTTAAGGTTCGTGAAGTTATGTATTGTCCGAAACTGTGCTTGATCCCGGGTCGGCATCCGGCGGTGAAGGGGGTGGTTCATGTACGTGGCTATAAAACGATTTCCGTCGTGAGTTTAAGTAAAATGCTTAATCGAAATTATTTAGATGATAGTCAAACAAATGTGCTATTAATTACTGAATACAATCGCTCTCTTATTGGCTTTTTGGTCAGTTCTGTTGAAGAAATTATTCACACAGACTGGTCTGCAATAGAAACACCACCAAGTGGCTTATCGAACACACACTACTTAACCGCTGTGACTAAACAAAATGAAAAGCTCGTTGAGATTATTGATATTGAAAAAGTGCTTGATGAGGTTGTGCCGCCGAATTTAGTTGTTTCTGAAGAAGTGCTGGATGAAAAACACAAAGCAGAAGCGCATGAATATACCGTTCTTGTTGCCGAAGACTCTGGAGTAGCGCGTCGGCATATCGTTTCGGTACTTGAGCAGGTCGGCGTGCAATATATTTTAACTCACGATGGTGCTTCTGCATTGAAAAAGTTATTAGAGCTTGTTGAAGATCAACAGCCCGTTACAAATAAACTGTTGATGATGATTTCTGATATCGAAATGCCTCGTATGGATGGCTATACGTTAGTTAAAAAATGTCGCGAGCATCCTTTGCTTAAGGATCTCTATATTATCTTAAATAGTTCGATTTCCGGTGATTTTAATCGGCAAATGGCAAGTAAAGTCGAGGCTAACTTCTTCTTAGCTAAAATCAGTGGCGAAGAACTAGGCAGTTTAGTGGTTAAACGTATTAAGATCGCTTGCGGGGAAGAAGTTGAAGATGAAGACTTAGAAGAGATGTGTTGA
- a CDS encoding HDOD domain-containing protein, whose product MKTYKGSEPFVLPDFLKGMVVPIQPHLADEIRQATPDLNTIASLIMKDTGLSGEILNRMGGSVNGCADIWSAVHLLGIDAVMGVVNGLYLRSTLEKHPVDFLEDLGAVSYDTARASVLLIQALQLNCDAWNAYALGLLHHASMPMLLGRYKDYWNTIQHAYCVSGEPLTQTENNHYHTNHAVVSYLLAKRWNLPEAICIAIRDHHNISRLTFKTGSDNEEADLLLTVLKFAEHSCHAHQRLGHQGTDFEWEMIGEDVLARLGISWLDYQDLSHLLEEKVEFDSFSPFTEEDLKLHI is encoded by the coding sequence ATGAAAACATATAAGGGCAGCGAGCCTTTTGTTTTACCTGACTTTTTAAAGGGCATGGTGGTCCCTATACAGCCTCACTTGGCCGATGAAATTCGTCAAGCTACACCAGACTTAAACACAATTGCCAGCCTGATCATGAAAGATACAGGTCTTTCTGGTGAGATTCTTAACCGCATGGGAGGCTCTGTAAATGGCTGTGCTGATATTTGGTCAGCTGTTCATCTATTAGGGATCGATGCGGTGATGGGGGTGGTCAATGGCCTTTATTTACGTAGCACGCTTGAGAAACACCCTGTTGATTTCTTAGAAGATTTAGGCGCGGTAAGCTATGATACCGCACGTGCTTCAGTATTGCTGATACAGGCATTGCAGCTGAATTGCGATGCATGGAATGCCTATGCACTGGGTTTGTTGCACCATGCGAGCATGCCAATGCTATTGGGTCGCTACAAAGATTATTGGAACACAATTCAGCATGCTTATTGCGTGTCTGGCGAGCCATTAACTCAAACAGAGAATAATCATTATCATACCAACCATGCGGTTGTCAGTTATTTACTTGCAAAACGCTGGAATTTGCCTGAAGCAATTTGCATCGCAATACGTGATCACCATAATATTTCAAGGTTAACATTTAAAACAGGCAGTGATAATGAAGAAGCAGACCTATTGCTCACGGTTTTGAAGTTTGCTGAACATAGTTGTCATGCCCATCAACGTTTAGGCCATCAAGGTACGGACTTTGAGTGGGAAATGATCGGTGAAGATGTGCTAGCTCGTTTGGGGATTAGTTGGTTAGATTATCAGGATCTTAGTCATTTACTTGAGGAAAAGGTTGAGTTTGATAGTTTTAGCCCTTTTACGGAAGAAGATTTAAAGCTGCATATCTAA
- a CDS encoding amino acid kinase family protein has translation MTYSNWVTHKFGGSSLGDVKRFLNVAKILSGKDEIIIVSATQGTTSNLQSLLDQACLGELNEELLSSIEKSILVLCMN, from the coding sequence ATGACATATTCAAACTGGGTGACGCATAAGTTTGGTGGTTCAAGTTTAGGTGATGTGAAGCGCTTTTTAAATGTTGCAAAAATTCTATCAGGCAAAGATGAAATTATTATTGTTTCAGCAACCCAAGGAACAACCTCTAATTTACAGTCATTACTTGATCAAGCCTGTTTAGGTGAACTTAATGAAGAGCTTTTAAGCAGCATTGAAAAAAGCATATTAGTCTTGTGCATGAATTAG
- the thrA gene encoding bifunctional aspartate kinase/homoserine dehydrogenase I — MHELACEKLRTSIIANIKQDIHVIRDLLNTVITLRVYSEELQARVIGNGEKWSAQILTGLLSKNSKALYVDASQVLVLASEEIDWQKSKENLSELSLLNYDQVVITGFIAGNGQGVQLTLGRNGSDYSAAIFAKILGTQKLIIWTDVDGIMSADPRKVSAAFALPRISYQEALELAYFGATVLHPSTIEPAMSAGISIFIKNSFNPEVNGTEICESDEASKSLIKGVTCVEYVALLNVEGSGMAGVPGSAERIFQVLRQDHISAILISQASSEQSICVAIKSGQAARSIQLLTQHFRYEIEHGKIKSIEADDSCSIIAAVGDGMVGQRGVAAKICHALAMANVNIKAIAQGAAERNISLVVRRHEVQKAMRAIHSGLYLSHKTISVGLIGPGRIGATLLAQLKKQHDVLKQEHGLALRLRGVANSKQMLLDEHEIDLDCWQDDFGVKAAEINLDEFIDHVISDSIPHSLIIDCTASEQTARRYPEILKKGAHIVTPNKKANSDRLEFYQDLLNTADQYNRYYLYETTVCAGLPVIKTLQDLLLTGDKIRCIEGIVSGTLGFLFNQISKGISFSQAVKEAKQQGFTEPDPRDDLSGMDVARKMICLAREIGIQASLEDVGLESLIPDELVNCSVGEFLERLHEYDAMIEERLRDIAGADTVVRYVGKIKASGQIEVGMQSYAADHPFAHLQATDTIVSIETDRYTPQPMIIQGAGAGAEVTAAGVFADILRLSSSLSEH; from the coding sequence GTGCATGAATTAGCTTGTGAAAAATTAAGAACTTCTATTATTGCCAATATTAAGCAAGATATTCATGTGATTCGTGATTTATTAAATACTGTTATTACCTTGCGTGTTTATTCAGAAGAGTTGCAGGCTCGTGTTATTGGTAATGGTGAAAAGTGGTCCGCACAGATTTTAACTGGTTTGCTCTCTAAAAATAGTAAAGCACTCTATGTTGATGCTAGCCAAGTTTTAGTCTTAGCAAGTGAGGAAATTGATTGGCAAAAAAGCAAAGAAAACTTATCTGAATTAAGCCTGTTAAACTATGATCAAGTCGTGATTACGGGCTTTATCGCTGGGAATGGCCAAGGGGTACAACTGACCTTAGGGCGCAATGGCAGTGATTATTCAGCGGCGATTTTCGCAAAAATTCTTGGCACGCAGAAATTAATAATTTGGACGGATGTTGACGGCATTATGAGTGCTGATCCACGCAAGGTCTCAGCAGCCTTCGCCTTGCCTCGTATTTCCTATCAAGAAGCGTTAGAGTTGGCTTATTTTGGGGCGACAGTCTTGCACCCAAGTACGATAGAACCGGCGATGAGTGCAGGAATCTCTATTTTCATTAAGAATAGCTTTAATCCAGAGGTTAATGGCACAGAAATTTGTGAAAGTGATGAGGCTTCAAAGTCATTGATTAAAGGGGTGACCTGTGTTGAATATGTTGCCTTACTTAATGTTGAAGGCTCTGGCATGGCGGGAGTACCTGGTTCAGCAGAGCGTATTTTTCAGGTGTTAAGGCAAGATCATATTTCAGCGATTTTAATCTCGCAAGCTAGCTCTGAGCAGTCGATTTGTGTGGCGATCAAGAGTGGTCAAGCTGCGCGTTCGATTCAGTTATTGACACAACACTTTCGTTATGAAATAGAGCACGGCAAGATAAAATCCATTGAGGCGGATGATTCTTGCAGCATTATTGCCGCCGTTGGTGATGGCATGGTCGGTCAGCGGGGTGTTGCTGCGAAAATTTGTCATGCGTTGGCGATGGCTAATGTCAATATTAAGGCCATTGCTCAAGGCGCAGCGGAGCGTAATATTTCACTGGTTGTTCGACGTCATGAAGTGCAAAAGGCGATGCGAGCGATACACTCGGGGCTTTATCTTTCTCATAAGACGATTTCAGTGGGTTTAATTGGGCCTGGACGGATTGGAGCGACTTTATTAGCTCAATTAAAAAAACAGCATGATGTATTAAAACAAGAGCATGGCTTAGCCCTGCGTTTACGCGGTGTGGCGAATTCGAAACAGATGTTACTTGATGAGCATGAGATTGATTTAGACTGTTGGCAAGATGATTTTGGTGTGAAAGCCGCTGAGATTAATTTAGACGAATTTATTGATCATGTGATTTCTGATTCGATTCCACATAGTTTAATTATTGATTGCACGGCGAGTGAGCAAACGGCAAGGCGTTATCCTGAAATACTGAAAAAAGGAGCGCATATCGTCACACCCAATAAAAAAGCAAATTCAGATCGTTTAGAATTTTATCAAGACTTATTGAATACGGCAGATCAATATAATCGTTATTACCTTTATGAGACGACGGTCTGTGCGGGATTACCCGTAATAAAAACATTACAGGATTTATTATTAACCGGAGATAAAATACGCTGTATCGAAGGGATTGTCTCTGGGACTTTAGGCTTTTTATTTAATCAAATTTCTAAGGGTATTAGCTTTTCACAAGCTGTTAAAGAAGCTAAACAACAAGGTTTTACTGAACCTGATCCACGTGATGATTTATCCGGCATGGATGTCGCACGTAAAATGATCTGTTTGGCGCGTGAAATTGGTATTCAGGCTTCTCTTGAAGATGTCGGCTTGGAGTCGTTAATCCCTGATGAGCTGGTGAATTGCTCGGTGGGTGAGTTTTTAGAGCGTTTGCATGAATATGATGCAATGATTGAAGAGCGTTTAAGGGATATTGCTGGCGCAGATACGGTGGTGCGCTATGTCGGCAAAATTAAAGCGAGTGGGCAAATTGAAGTGGGCATGCAATCCTATGCGGCGGATCATCCCTTTGCACACTTACAGGCCACCGATACGATTGTGTCTATAGAGACAGATCGTTATACTCCACAGCCGATGATTATCCAAGGTGCAGGCGCTGGAGCTGAGGTGACCGCTGCGGGCGTTTTTGCGGATATTTTACGATTATCATCATCACTGAGTGAGCATTAA
- a CDS encoding homoserine kinase has product MLKDQLNSVTAFAPASCANLAVGFDALGLSFNALGDEVTLTRRDDNQLVINSVMGVDLPTDPAKNTATIALRHLLEFYNVDQGFNISIKKGIPVSSGLGGSAASAIAALVAINQFLLEPLANIELARFALESEKHVSGQAHADNIVPALFGGLTLTVSMQPLEVIELPLPEIYCLVLHPNIDIPTRLSRQVIPSRVNCAQAVRQGVHFASFISSLYRSDLACLQRYSKDVLIEQYRADLIPGFYEIQQTAFAAGALMCSISGSGPSVFAWSEKKECVEAIAKAANTILAQQNVDVDFWIEKLSTQGACVVKENNHAVL; this is encoded by the coding sequence ATGTTAAAAGATCAATTAAATTCAGTCACCGCTTTTGCGCCGGCCAGCTGTGCTAATTTGGCGGTTGGCTTTGATGCGCTAGGCTTAAGCTTTAATGCCTTAGGTGATGAAGTCACTCTCACACGTCGAGATGATAATCAACTTGTTATTAATTCAGTGATGGGCGTTGATTTACCAACCGATCCTGCTAAAAATACCGCGACGATTGCTTTAAGGCACTTGTTGGAATTTTATAATGTTGATCAGGGTTTTAATATTTCGATCAAAAAAGGGATTCCAGTGAGCTCGGGGCTAGGAGGCTCGGCAGCGTCGGCTATCGCCGCTTTGGTGGCGATAAATCAGTTTTTACTTGAGCCTTTGGCTAATATTGAGCTTGCGCGTTTTGCCCTAGAAAGTGAAAAGCATGTTTCAGGGCAAGCCCATGCGGATAATATCGTGCCTGCTTTGTTCGGCGGTTTAACTTTAACTGTATCGATGCAGCCTTTAGAAGTAATTGAATTGCCTTTACCTGAAATTTATTGTTTAGTGCTGCACCCGAATATTGATATTCCAACACGGTTGTCGCGCCAAGTAATCCCTAGCCGTGTTAATTGTGCGCAAGCGGTGCGTCAAGGCGTGCATTTTGCCAGCTTTATTAGTAGCTTGTATCGAAGTGATTTAGCGTGTTTACAGCGTTACAGTAAAGATGTTTTAATTGAGCAATATCGTGCAGACTTAATTCCTGGTTTTTATGAGATTCAGCAAACCGCCTTTGCAGCAGGTGCGCTGATGTGCTCGATTTCAGGCTCAGGACCATCAGTTTTTGCTTGGTCTGAAAAGAAAGAATGTGTAGAGGCTATTGCAAAAGCTGCGAATACGATTTTAGC